In one window of Oncorhynchus gorbuscha isolate QuinsamMale2020 ecotype Even-year linkage group LG23, OgorEven_v1.0, whole genome shotgun sequence DNA:
- the LOC124011389 gene encoding E3 ubiquitin-protein ligase XIAP-like isoform X1 — MSGPGRDSDLESDHAVDWSMMDMRLDSFRGSPLAQQVSAERLARAGFYFTGQADKVRCFSCHKTVENWCGGDTPAERHAEVSPNCKFLSCTHRSRVNSLQGAMLTNEPHYNEDAEDMEFRLRTGEVVDESTYPMVPHMVSEDSRFNTLGPWPSTSPVRPRELAQAGLFYLGESDRVQCFCCGGMLGGWEPGDTAWGEHSKHFPYCFFILGHDVGNLPSQAGREEEVGETRPRPGPRVPMQSFEERLGSFAGIQHPIDHERLARAGFYNTGAPDRVVCFCCGGGLKGWQPDENPWEEHAKHYPGCNFLLTEKGQEFVSSVQLQGPGWNTAASSHLNGCSSHGTEVLRSAMAQRAVEMGLEPALVERTILERIRRAGTGYSTLETLLQDCFNRGPDSDAETAENHDEDPFEKLRKLQREKQCKVCMDRDICIVFIPCGHLVVCKECSEALDKCPICCAAITQKIKTYIS, encoded by the exons ATGTCAGGCCCCGGGAGAGACAGTGATCTGGAGTCGGACCACGCAGTAGACTGGTCCATGATGGACATGCGGCTGGACTCGTTCCGGGGTTCCCCCCTGGCCCAGCAGGTGTCAGCGGAAAGGCTGGCCCGTGCTGGGTTTTACTTCACAGGACAGGCTGACAAGGTGCGCTGTTTCAGCTGCCACAAAACTGTAGAGAACTGGTGTGGAGGGGACACACCCGCGGAGAGGCACGCGGAG GTCTCCCCTAACTGTAAGTTCCTGAGCTGCACCCATCGTTCCAGGGTCAACTCTCTTCAAGGTGCCATGCTGACCAACGAACCCCACTACAACGAAGACGCCGAGGACATGGAGTTCCGCCTGAGAACGGGAGAGGTGGTGGATGAGTCCACCTACCCCATGGTCCCGCACATGGTCAGCGAAGACTCCCGGTTCAACACCTTAGGCCCGTGGCCCTCCACATCCCCGGTCCGGCCTAGAGAGCTGGCCCAGGCAGGGCTCTTCTATCTGGGGGAGAGTGACCGGGTGCAGTGCTTCTGCTGTGGAGGGATGCTGGGGGGCTGGGAGCCTGGGGACACGGCGTGGGGGGAGCACTCCAAACACTTCCCCTACTGTTTTTTCATACTGGGGCATGATGTGGGGAACCTCCCCTCTCAggcggggagagaggaggaggtaggggagaCCAGGCCACGCCCGGGTCCTCGGGTCCCCATGCAGAGCTTTGAGGAGAGGCTAGGCAGCTTTGCAGGAATCCAGCACCCTATTGACCACGAGAGGCTGGCCAGAGCAGGCTTCTACAACACAG GAGCTCCAGACCGTGTGGTGTGTTTCTGCTGTGGTGGAGGTCTGAAGGGCTGGCAGCCGGACGAGAATCCCTGGGAGGAGCACGCCAAACACTATCCGGG GTGTAATTTTCTGCTGACAGAGAAAGGACAGGAGTTTGTCAGCAGTGTTCAGTTACAAGGTCCCGGCTGGAACACTGCT GCTTCAAGTCACCTGAATGGATGTTCAAGTCACGGAACag AGGTGCTGAGGTCAGCCATGGCCCAGAGGGCGGTAGAGATGGGTCTGGAGCCTGCCCTGGTAGAGAGGACCATACTGGAGAGGATACGCAGAGCTGGGACAGGCTACTCCACCCTGGAGACTCTGCTGCAGGACTGCTTTAACAGAGGCCCTGACAGCGACGCAGAGACCGCAGAGAACCATG ATGAGGATCCCTTTGAGAAGCTACGGAAGCTGCAGAGGGAGAAACAGTGCAAAGTGTGTATGGACAGAGACATCTGCATCGTCTTCATCCCCTGTGGGCACCTGGTCGTCTGCAAGGAGTGTTCCGAGGCCCTCGACAAGTGTCCCATCTGCTGTGCAGCCATCACACAAAAGATCAAGACATACATCTCCTAA
- the LOC124011389 gene encoding E3 ubiquitin-protein ligase XIAP-like isoform X2 produces MSGPGRDSDLESDHAVDWSMMDMRLDSFRGSPLAQQVSAERLARAGFYFTGQADKVRCFSCHKTVENWCGGDTPAERHAEVSPNCKFLSCTHRSRVNSLQGAMLTNEPHYNEDAEDMEFRLRTGEVVDESTYPMVPHMVSEDSRFNTLGPWPSTSPVRPRELAQAGLFYLGESDRVQCFCCGGMLGGWEPGDTAWGEHSKHFPYCFFILGHDVGNLPSQAGREEEVGETRPRPGPRVPMQSFEERLGSFAGIQHPIDHERLARAGFYNTGAPDRVVCFCCGGGLKGWQPDENPWEEHAKHYPGERTGVCQQCSVTRSRLEHCCFKSPEWMFKSRNRGAEVSHGPEGGRDGSGACPGREDHTGEDTQSWDRLLHPGDSAAGLL; encoded by the exons ATGTCAGGCCCCGGGAGAGACAGTGATCTGGAGTCGGACCACGCAGTAGACTGGTCCATGATGGACATGCGGCTGGACTCGTTCCGGGGTTCCCCCCTGGCCCAGCAGGTGTCAGCGGAAAGGCTGGCCCGTGCTGGGTTTTACTTCACAGGACAGGCTGACAAGGTGCGCTGTTTCAGCTGCCACAAAACTGTAGAGAACTGGTGTGGAGGGGACACACCCGCGGAGAGGCACGCGGAG GTCTCCCCTAACTGTAAGTTCCTGAGCTGCACCCATCGTTCCAGGGTCAACTCTCTTCAAGGTGCCATGCTGACCAACGAACCCCACTACAACGAAGACGCCGAGGACATGGAGTTCCGCCTGAGAACGGGAGAGGTGGTGGATGAGTCCACCTACCCCATGGTCCCGCACATGGTCAGCGAAGACTCCCGGTTCAACACCTTAGGCCCGTGGCCCTCCACATCCCCGGTCCGGCCTAGAGAGCTGGCCCAGGCAGGGCTCTTCTATCTGGGGGAGAGTGACCGGGTGCAGTGCTTCTGCTGTGGAGGGATGCTGGGGGGCTGGGAGCCTGGGGACACGGCGTGGGGGGAGCACTCCAAACACTTCCCCTACTGTTTTTTCATACTGGGGCATGATGTGGGGAACCTCCCCTCTCAggcggggagagaggaggaggtaggggagaCCAGGCCACGCCCGGGTCCTCGGGTCCCCATGCAGAGCTTTGAGGAGAGGCTAGGCAGCTTTGCAGGAATCCAGCACCCTATTGACCACGAGAGGCTGGCCAGAGCAGGCTTCTACAACACAG GAGCTCCAGACCGTGTGGTGTGTTTCTGCTGTGGTGGAGGTCTGAAGGGCTGGCAGCCGGACGAGAATCCCTGGGAGGAGCACGCCAAACACTATCCGGG AGAAAGGACAGGAGTTTGTCAGCAGTGTTCAGTTACAAGGTCCCGGCTGGAACACTGCT GCTTCAAGTCACCTGAATGGATGTTCAAGTCACGGAACag AGGTGCTGAGGTCAGCCATGGCCCAGAGGGCGGTAGAGATGGGTCTGGAGCCTGCCCTGGTAGAGAGGACCATACTGGAGAGGATACGCAGAGCTGGGACAGGCTACTCCACCCTGGAGACTCTGCTGCAGGACTGCTTTAA